From the Flavobacterium gyeonganense genome, the window AACATTTATGTGCTTTTTTCTGTGTTAAAATCTGTTAATTAATAGGTCGCAAAAATACAAATTGAATCGAAATAACTGCTATTTATTTATAATTTTACTTAAGTCAAACATTGGTGCATACATAGACACCATAATGACGCCAACAATTGCTCCAATTACAATAATAATCATGGGTTCCAGAATCACTCCGATCATTTTTGTCTGATGGCTTATTTCTTCATTATATTGTTCGGTTAACCTTTCAAACATAGTTTCCAGCTGGTTTACCTGTTCAGCAACTTCTACCATAGAAACCATTTTATTTTCGAAAACCGTATGCTTTTTTAAGCTTTCATTTAAAGAAGCTCCTCTGGTAATGTCTTCCTTTATTTGGTTAATAGCGATTTCTATCGGATAAAAACCTATCATTTTTGCTGTTAAAGTTAGCGAGTTTATCAGGGTTGTTTTAGACGTAATCAACAAGTTCATGGCCTGACAAAACCGTGAAATGTAAATTTTCCGAATCAGGTTTCCGAAGTATGGAATTTTCAGAACCATATTTGTGGTAAACGATCTGTAGCTGTTTTTGTCTTTGAATAACATATGAATTGCAATCAAACCGACAATAATTCCAATGACAACAGAAAAAATAAGTCCGGAATGATTTGATATTTTCAGAATAATCTGTGTACTTTTTGGCAGTTCGCTTCCAAATTGTTTAAAGACCGAACTAAACATTGGAACCACTTTATTCAGCATGAAATAAAGAACCAAAACGGTAACCAGCATCACAATTGTCGGATAAGTCATTACCGATATGATTTGCCTTTTCATCTGAATTTTTCGGTTGAAATATTTTTGCAATTCCCCTAAAACTTCTTCTAATTTTCGGGTTTCCTCACCAATCTGAATACTGTAATATTCATAAGGTGAAAACTGGTTGGTTTCAAGCATCGATTCGTAAATACTTCTTCCTTCAACGACTTTTTCCTTGATTTGCAGAATAAGCTCTTTCTCAAATTTATTATTAGACTGATTGCCCAGAATTTCTAATGCCTTTTTAAAATCAACACCTGATCGCAAAAGCATTCCTAATTCTCTGTAGAAAATCTCCTTTTTTTATCTGAAAGTTTTTTAGAAAACTGAAAAGAACCGGTTTCAATCCTGAAATCTTTTTTCTCAGCCTTTGTGGCTTTGTATGTCGTTAAATCAAAACTCATTTTTTAATTGTTTGTAATAATTCATTAGGATATACTCTCTTATAAAATCGTAAATCCATTTCCTTTTCGTTTGATTCTATGTTTAATTTTATTTTTTGAAAAACAAATTGTTCCGATTTGCTTTTTACGGTGTCCATTATCATTCTGTTTAATTTTATTCGGAATGTATCAATGAAAGTTTCACTGTTTCTCAGGATATAATCGTCTGAGAACTGATACAAAACTCTTTCTCCTGCATATCCGTTAAACGCTATTTCAGTTTCATAAACCGTCATTTTTTCCTTTTCAAAAATATCTTTGTTCAAACTATAAGTTAATCTATTCAAATCATTTACTAATTGATTCTGGTTTTTAAAGTCCAGCATCCTTCCGGTAACAATTGAAAAAATAACGAACAAAATTCCCATGATAATAGCCGTAATAGCCATACCAACAACCGCTTCGATAATGGAAAAAGCGGGTACATATTTTGAATTGTTATGGGCGGATCTGAACATAAAAGCTTTTTTGAAACTTAAATTGTGTACTGTCTTTATAGTCGATCGAAATCTTTTTAAGTTCAGTATTGATATTTTCTTCTTCTATCAAAAGATTTTCATCTTCACTTTCGTTAGACAATGAATCACTTTTTAGTTGTGATAAATAAAAAAGTTCATTGACCTTATTCTGGGTGCTGTAAAATTTGGCAGAAGTTTTTGGCGTGTAAACCGAAGCAAAAATCATGACGGCAAAATACAGGCAGATCGAGATAATGGTCAGTGCAATAACCGATTCTAATATGGAGTTGGCTGCGGGTTTATAATACTTTTTTGATAACACCATAGGTTGTTTTTTGAGTGTTAAACAATGGAATCGAAATATAATAATCAGGACGTTTTTCAGTATTGATTTCGATATCGCTGATCAGGTTTTCGTAGGAAGAAGAACTGGTTTTCAGAAAAAACCGATTCGTATAAACCGAACCGTAAACATTGCTTCTGAGCATGAGTTTCCCGCTGCAGTACAAATCGCCAAACAGCAGCCCATCTTCGTCTATTTCGATTGTATTTTTATCCATCCTATCTGTTGTGCTGCCAAACAAAACAACAGCACCGGTTATCTGGCATCCTTTTTTTATTTTTATTTTAGATGCTTCAAGACTTTCATTATACACGCAAATTACCGATGGATAGTTTAAGGTAACCTTTTCTTCTAATTCAATACCTTTTGTTGCAAATGCCTGAACAGTACCTTTAAAACCTTCTTCAAAAGTTATTTTCGGAGCCATTAAAATAACATCTTCCAGAACTGCATTTTTTTTAACCCGGATAGAATCTTCAGAGCGTAAAATGAAATTACCTTTGAAGATGATATTTCCTAAAGTCGATTTTACCTGAATTTCTTTGGTGGTATTAAAAAAAGAATTGTAGTACAAGGAGTCTTTTGGTTTTTCTACTTCGGAGAGTTTTATTTTTTCAGACTTTATGCCTTGAAATATCTTTTTGAAATCAGGATTTATTTCGGGTAAAAAAGGTTCAGAAATAGCCTTTTCTCCTTTTACAACAAGCTGATTCAGATTGTTGTTGATATAAGACGTTTCAATAAAAGGACTTGGAAGCTGATTATTACCTATCAGTTTTACTTTTCCGGAATAGTAAAGTGATTTTGATAAGTTGGTCAGATAAATGGCATTTTTATCTGTATTTCGTGCGCCAACAAAATGTACAGAGGAAACCGTGTCATTTGAAACATAGGACCTGGCTAAAATCAAAGACAGCAGCCCGTATGGTTTTGTTTCGTAGCTTCCTTCGATTCCTGAGTTTT encodes:
- a CDS encoding type II secretion system F family protein yields the protein MLLRSGVDFKKALEILGNQSNNKFEKELILQIKEKVVEGRSIYESMLETNQFSPYEYYSIQIGEETRKLEEVLGELQKYFNRKIQMKRQIISVMTYPTIVMLVTVLVLYFMLNKVVPMFSSVFKQFGSELPKSTQIILKISNHSGLIFSVVIGIIVGLIAIHMLFKDKNSYRSFTTNMVLKIPYFGNLIRKIYISRFCQAMNLLITSKTTLINSLTLTAKMIGFYPIEIAINQIKEDITRGASLNESLKKHTVFENKMVSMVEVAEQVNQLETMFERLTEQYNEEISHQTKMIGVILEPMIIIVIGAIVGVIMVSMYAPMFDLSKIINK
- a CDS encoding PulJ/GspJ family protein; its protein translation is MFRSAHNNSKYVPAFSIIEAVVGMAITAIIMGILFVIFSIVTGRMLDFKNQNQLVNDLNRLTYSLNKDIFEKEKMTVYETEIAFNGYAGERVLYQFSDDYILRNSETFIDTFRIKLNRMIMDTVKSKSEQFVFQKIKLNIESNEKEMDLRFYKRVYPNELLQTIKK